The Sesamum indicum cultivar Zhongzhi No. 13 linkage group LG2, S_indicum_v1.0, whole genome shotgun sequence genome contains a region encoding:
- the LOC105156528 gene encoding uncharacterized protein LOC105156528 → MAERNDEAAAEEMNLVDTAPKVEEAENLSNGDSKGVDICEENQMPSQQQEEEIIKKKYGGLVPKKPPLISKDNERAFFDSADWALGKAGAQKSKGPLEALRPKLQPTPHQQVRSRSAYAPADNDDDDGDSCNSDNLNSAENQGSTLDGSIESHSHSSQNQDHQI, encoded by the exons ATGGCGGAGAGAAATGATGAAGCTGCAGCAGAGGAAATGAATCTTGTGGACACAGCTCCAAAAGTTGAAGAGGCTGAGAATTTGTCGAATGGAGACTCAAAAGGTGTCGATATATGTGAGGAAAACCAAATGCCATCCCAGCAGCAGGAG GAGGAGATCATCAAGAAAAAGTATGGTGGCTTAGTACCAAAGAAGCCCCCATTAATCTCCAAG GACAACGAACGTGCTTTTTTCGATTCTGCTGATTGGGCTTTGGGAAAG GCAGGGGCACAGAAGAGCAAAGGACCACTAGAAGCTCTTCGCCCTAAATTGCAG CCCACACCACATCAGCAAGTACGCTCCCGATCAGCGTATGCACCTGcagataatgatgatgatgatggag ATAGTTGCAACTCCGATAATTTGAACTCTGCTGAAAATCAAGGCAGTACTTTGGATGGCAGCATCGAGAGCCACAGCCATTCTTCCCAGAATCAGGACCACCAAATCTGA